The Stigmatopora argus isolate UIUO_Sarg chromosome 6, RoL_Sarg_1.0, whole genome shotgun sequence region atAACAGCGCACCGTCTTTCTGGCTGCATCTCACTCAAGATATCCATGAGCACTGGGCGCACaggttgcatttaaaaaaaaaaataataataataatgatgataataataataattattattatttgttacatttttttacatcagtgctgagtcctagtagcaagccaAGGACAGGGGGGTggatgaacttacaaaaaataaaaaataaacaaaaaaaattccacctggaaaaaaaaaacgcgatgcagtgaagccgcgatattcgagggattactttagttcatttctatggggaaaagttgatttgagatatgggtaaattgacatacaagctcagccctggaacgcattaagctcttatctcaagttattattgtatttttattttatttttttaattgtcttgTCTGTCATTTTTCAGGACCACCATCCTGGTGACGGGAGCTTTCCTGGATGCCTTTCAGAAGGTCGCCGACATGGCCATGGGCTCCCGAGGTAAATATGccttgggttcaagtccagggcGCCCAtacattgatgttttttttgggggtgccGAGACGCTCGCTCGGATGACGTAAGAAAAGTTGGTATTAATGCTAATGGCGGGACGCAAAGAAGGTGGTCGTGCCAACGGTTGAGAAATGCCCAGATCGCCTCGCCATTTTTTAATTGGTTGTCTCGGCTCACCTAATGTAGCGAGATCTATTGAATTTGGCGCCACGCTCACGTGGCATGGTCCCAAATAGAACTTTGTTGTTGTCATGCTAATGGAAGATTTGGAAGCGGCATAACTCAAATTCTTCACTTCTCAAGTTGCTTAGGATGACAATCCACTTCAAGTTCACATTGGGAACTGGATCAAATGCTTGAAATGAACTCGAGGCCACTTCAATTCCCGAGTAAACGCAACTTGAAATGATTGTTGAGGTTGAGGGAACTTAgcctgatgaaaaaaaattccatagtGTTTAGTTTAGATCACTTATCGGTGCAATCCGGGTTCAATTCCCGGTCGAAAAAACAATGTCAAATGTGGAATTCACTTTTCCCAGCTGAAATTAACGTGTTTAAacggcttttttgttgttgttgttggttgaCGTGACTCGAAAATACCTTTTAATACAAAATAGGCACAAAAAAGTTTAGAATATTCACTCAttgtgtcctttttttaaatgctcaaacagaaatttgatttttgtttaaaagctCATCCTTGTGAGCACAAAACGGCGTCTTTTTAGTTGCTTTTATAGTTCATTGGTAGCACAAACTGAGATCCCATGGCGTTTTTAAGCCACGCCCCCGCCACCATTGACAGTTCCGGGCGTCCCGTTCTTTTCGATTGGCTCGAGCGCCAAGCGGCACCTGTTAGCACTTAGCTAAGCGCTAGCTCGTACATGTTGACGGAGCGCATTCCCCCAGCTGTGTTGTTACGTTTGGGCGGGCGCATTCTCCGGCCCGTCAGCTGCTGGCCTCGACAGCTGACGCTCAACCAAAACaagtttcatttgaaatggaattgaATACTTTCATTAACATATAAAGAGATTTAAAAttccacaaataacaacaacaacaaacagacaaataaataatcaatacataagcaggtaagtgcacaaataacaacaacaaacgaccgaagagataaataatcaataaataatcatctTGCGGGGTACAATCCGCGCTAATGTCGTTATAATtgctgggttttttttccagaaatgtcAAAATTTTCAAAGTTTTGTCGTCGGCTGctttctaaaaagaaaaatcttacTTCCCTTTTGCGTGACTTATTTCCACGGCAACCGATGACGTCATCAGCATCATGGGGCTTTTTTTTCacaatccacacacacacacacatgcacatgcacacgcacacactctcATCAGAAGGTGCCGACGCAGCATTGCGGAAGTTTCCCAAGGACGGCGGTCGATGAGGAGCTCGATGCGGGGGTGACGGGGACCATTTTCAGTTCGGGATTAATGTTATCGATTTatctgttgatttaaaaaatcattttcttaaaaaatgtgtCAACAAAATGGCAAGGCTGCACAATGCAAATTCctccacttattttttttctataaattatCGTTTTCGCAAAATTAtcgcaacatatttttttaacgcCGTGGGTATATTAACAagcgcttaaaaaaaataacacactaTGAAAATCAGTCCACTGTAATGAGCTCATGTCGACGACAAGtcagaaaaatagaaaatatatgaAGAATGtatctaaaaaaacacaaatacattaaaataggattaaaaaattccaattacattaaaatttaaggagaaaaaaaacgaatggCTCATTTAAAATTGGCtaccaacatttttttacaattattaaaaaaaggaataaataagtcatgcaatatttttacagaaccatttaaaaatgaataagtcATTCATCATGAAATGTGAAAACTTAAATTTTGGCCAGTGTTAAAGTAGTTAATGTCAAAGAGGAAAATTAAAATTTGAGTATTATTCGTCTTCAAAAAAAAGAGCCGGAATTTGCAACTCTTTGTGTGATATTATTAACTATGAGCACAAATGTGCCCCACAAAAACACTTGGTAATTCGATATGGACGCCACACAATGGCGGCGAAAGTCTTGAAAGGGGAACATAAAGCATCGAAACTACGCTTCCCTGCGGCCGTACGGTACGCAAACAGGAACCCCAATGACCTCACCCAAAACTGCACTTATTTTTTAAACCCAAAAACGTACATTTACTAATTCGTATTCACAAGTTTTAAGAGCTTAAATGAAACACTAGTTagcatgctagctagctagggCAAACTGCCGCGTCATCCCTCCCCAGCCGCGAAAATGTTGTCCTTTCTTCGCAATTTATGCATTTAAGAGTTCAaatctttgaaaatgtttttttacgagCGCCTTTTTATCTCGCCGTCCCTTGAACAAACGGCCGGTTTGTTTCGATGGCCTCGAGCGGGAGGGAAtcgaacaaaaaagaaaagagttcGGCCGCTTTGATGACTCAAAGGCAACGGCGAGGAAACGGCGATTAAAGCAAACACGCCTCGCCGCACCTTTATGTGCGAGTCTTCACAACACAAATGGACAAATACAGGAAGTTATACGGCGTCGGCTTccatcatttcctgtttgttttggcgGGAGGCGACAGCGATCCATTGTTTGTTTATGGtccttttgatatttttacGCAGGCATCCACGagactgcttttttttctccgtgtGTTATTTCATTATCACAGAGCAGCCACGTTTGATGAATTTTGCACCAAATTTGATGAATTTTGCATCGTTTACTTTGCTAGtttttaataataatgtattaaagctattaaaaaaaatactcgtttttgggaaaaagtgttttttgcTTGACATTTTTCGGCCGTTTCATTTGGAAATGCGATGTCAtgttttaaataataacaattttgCACGTTGTGAAAacgttccattattttgaaagtagcgtgctcacttccttttcaattAAGCGTccgttgaattgaattgaaaactttattgtcattgtacgtGCATCCGCATTTCAGTGTACacgtgttttttaaattatttttaattcttcCTCCCTACTATCAACcctcttacatatttacatttagaGTGGATTTGCtgcttgtgtttttatttaatttatttgcaagaattaactattaaaaaacaaaaacaatttacaaagcattaaaaaaatgagatacTACTCTGTTTTATTTTAGTAGGATCAGAAAGGGGTCCCAAATTTTCAGGAAATTTCTCTTTACCTGccacaaaatgtgatttttttttgggacgTTTGGCAGCTCCGGCACGCTCCATTAGGTTTTCTTTAATTCCCAACGCTTTGTTTTCAGGCGCCACCAAGGAGATTGGCTCCGCCTTGACCCGGATGTGTATGAGACACCGCAGCATCGAGTCCAAACTCAAACTTTTCACCACGTAAGACTGATGGGCTTTTTAAATCTCTTCGGATGCTGTTaatgaaaaatggaaatcaaatccccccccccctccccacgcAGAGCCATCTCGGAAAGTCTGATCACGCCGTTGGAGGTCAAGATGGAGGAGTGGCGCAAAGTGGCCAATCAGTTGGACAAAGATCACGCCAAAGGTTTGTCAACATAACTTTGAATATCTTGATTTaccttattttcacgactatacagcgcatcgtatttttagccgcagtgtcagtaacgagtgctatttctgtattttaaacacacaaaggacgcaccgtttttaaagacgcagccaggcatggcaaaacatacaccagcttaaacatgcacgctacacccacacgctaaaaacacgtttttaaaaaggcaacggaagcaaaactgagttgggttgtactttatttagccattttacaatgtactcacctcatttcattttcgtgactcggtcgcaaatcaaaagtgacggcgagccgtgaaaaaagccatccggtcgcttgacatacgcctcacgtagccataatctcatgttgcgggtcaatattcatccatatataatatttatatatatcgttcgcagtctagctttgaatgctctgttgacgccaacatctagcggcaggatttcttttgtaaatacagccggaatgacggcgaacaccaaatgagtgtgctcgccgtcatactgggtgtattgacaaaagaactacatatcccagcagtcactgcgcactactttttctacggggaaaatagtagagtctgtcgggggctgcttgccgtagttttTGAGaactgtagaggatggtgtaccctatccactgatttatttgattttatcgtgatcaTAATTTTactattggtccatatataaagcgcactggattataaggcgccctgtctattttggagaaaatttcagacttttaagtgcgccttatagtcgtgaaaatacagtatatcatcattattattattattatttttataataatatgtGCCCCTTCTCCTGCCCCAGAGTATAAAAAGGCGCGGGCAGACATCAAGAAGAAATCGTCCGACACTGTTAAACTACAGAAGAAGGTGAAGAAAGGTAAGATGAAGGGCCACGTCTGAAAAATATGATCCATAACTCTCATTGTCAATCCATTTCATTCAGTTTATTAAACTCTTCAGTCAAGTAACCTTAAAATCTAAACTCACATTACAGAGAAAATCCATTAGCTTCATGCTAAAACCAAGTGTATAAGATGCCATTGGGTGGAGCGGTGGGTTAGTGTTTAgcttgtcggcctcacagctctggggttctgggttcaaatccaggtgggtccacctgttCAAATTCAgggcggtccacctgtgtggagtttgcatgttctctgtgggttttctccgggtactcccactttgcaaaaacatgcatgctaggctagctggctaacattaaattgccgctagctatgagtgtgagcgtgaatggttgcttgtctccttgtgccctgcgattggctggccaacaattcttTCTATTGTAAGTGGCAGACCATGAGTTAAATACAATGGCAATTTGGGGTTTATTTTGGGatgtatttctgttttcatccattttaattttgttttatttacattatattcatttttataattataTCAAACTgtaaaactataaaaatgattaaaaatatatatgtaacaataatatttcagtttttaaacaGCCAAAAACtggttttaaacattaaaaaatagtcAATTGCTCTATTAAGGCTCACTTTTGGATCGCTGGGTGAAGTCGATAGATTAATATTTTGgattttggattaaaaagtaACTCCCCTGCACTTTTATCGAATCATTCCATCATCAAATCTCTAAAAGTACCAGTTTAAATTTTAAAAGGCAGAAAAACGTTGACGCCAAAACAACCGTGATGATCTTTAAACCTATTTTCTGCcccatctatcgctgtcaacttgacttaattcccttttttttcttctataatTGTACAAAGGCACGCTTTGGGGACACACCCAGCATCCCCCAAACCAGAGATTACCACTTGGCACCAAATAATAAGAGCGTTTATGATCGTAAAAGCGGGGAAACGCCCCAACACGTGTTCAAACacaccttcaaaaaaaaaaagaaaaaagcaaaaacaccgCCAttaccaaagatttttttttttaaatgtgtcaacaGCGTTTAGCTGACGAgcgactttttttttgctttttcaccCCCcgcggacattttttttacgggTGTCGTCTCGCTTTTAAATTTCGTCCCTGGGTTCACCGGGGTTCATTTGCGAAATATAATTACGCTGGGATGCACGTTTCCGACACGCTCTGTCATTACGCGGTGCGCGGCCGCTTCAGATAGCGTCTCGGGTTGCCGGCGACGGGAGGGCGGAGCTTATAAGGCGGGGGGTCAAAAGGATTGGAGAGGTTTTCCGGGGAAGCAGAAGAAACGTTTTGCATGGGATTGTTTGATTAACTTCTGGTTTAGTCGCCTTCAAGTTGGCCAAAAAGTGAAAGTGAATTGATTGCtgcctggaaaaaaagacactatAATTAAGTTAATTACTGATGATGAAAGAAAGACTGGGTTAGGCCTTTTGTGTCATTGTATACTTGATATGATTCACTTTTAAGGCTGCCATAATAACTATACACGTATCAAGGtaagagctgggcgatatgacaaaaattgttatcatgattaaaaaaatgatcagtcgatatcgataattataacatctttttttgtttcaaatttgaaacttaaaacttctgtgaataagtcaataaatgactttcctcattaaaatatgaaagtaactacgtTAGCTTGCTTACTTTATACAATGAGAATATGAAATGGGTTGATGAGCGTTCATTTCGCAAGAGCGCCCCCGTTTTCTGcggtggtcgggtggtgtaattacagtttaaaatgatcaaatttttACTGAAAGTTTTTCTTATCGTTGACGAAAGTTATTTCACGAaagttatcgttttatcgcccagatCTAATCAAAGTCATCCGCAACTGTCCGCCTTTAACAAAATGAGAATATGAAATGGGATGATGATGAGCGTTTGTTTCACAACAGCGCCCCGTTCTCTGTGGCGGTCGgatggtgtaattacagtttagaATGATCGAATTTTtctcaagtttttattatcgtTGACGAAAATTATTTCATGAtagttatcgttttatcgcccagctaaTCAAAGTCATGTTAGATAACTCCACAAGGACTAAAAAGaattgaaatgaccaaaaaaaggaAGCGGAGCCGCTATTGCGCAatacggggggaaaaaaaagaaaaatcaaagcaTGTGAGAAACAGCTGACTCGCTATTGCATCACTCTTTTTTGGGGAAACACGAATTTCGCTGATCTGTGTGTGTGATTTGTAGGAAAAGACCAAGCACGCGGACAATTGGACAGCGCGTTGCAAGACGTCAACGTGCGCTACGCCGTCCTGGAGGAGACGGAGAAGCGTGCCGTGTGCAGGGCGCTCGTGGAGGAGAGGGCGCGCTACTGCACCTTTGTGACCATGCTCAAGCCCGTTCTGGTCAGTTTCAGGGCGCCGGAAACAAGCGGTCTGGTCGAGCTCGTCGCTTTAAAGACGTTGTGTTGCGTTCAGGACCACGAAATCAACATGCTGGGCGAGGTGACCCACCTGCAGACCATCCTGGAAGATCTCACCACGCTGACCGCCGAGCCCAACAAGCTGCCGCCGGCTAGCGAACAGGTAACTtctaagtaccgtattttcacgactatacggcgcatggtatttttagccgcagtgtcagtaacgagtgctatttctgtatttgacacacacaaaggacgcaccatttttatagacgcagccaggcatggaaaAACTTGGTTTTGACGTTTAGCTATTTTTTAATGGCAATTCCTATCCTTGTTATTTTTACTTTGGCGCCCTCTAGTGGAATACTCATGCTAATATTGGTGTTTGAACTTTTTCACTTATGCATAGTAATCAGTGTGTTTCACTCgtcagtaaaagaaaaaaatcacatataaaaaaacactttcaccatatttttgtttatttttatgactttttctcaGGTTATTTTAGACCTAAAAGGTTCGGATTTTAGCTACACCTACCAGACGCCCCCGGCCTCCCCCAGCAACACGCTTTCTCGGAAAAGCAGCATCAGCAGGTAAATTCCacctcaatttcattttttaatttttccaatCCTTGAACACACGTCATCTTTTTTGACTAGTTACCAATCCGGATCTGTGCGACACGTCCCTTCCTTGGACTCCATCAGCTGTGCTGTGGACGGGGTCCACCTCCAGGTAAGAATCTTTGCACCCGTACGGCCACAAATCCCGTTAAAAACGCTTCGTTTACATTCCTCGAATCGCCTTTTAAATCCTAAGTTTCCTGTAAAACGAACGAGggcccttcaaaataaaaggacaCGCTGCTTCTCCTTTGTGTATGATAGCCACGCCCCTCGCGGTACCTCCTGGGCGGCGACGAAAGCGGCCGCTCGCTCAGCGAAGGCAGCTCGCCGCGTCTGGCCGTGGGCTACCGCGGTCACGTCGCCGGCCGCGTCCGGCGCCCGGCGTTGGCTCGCCGCGTCAGCCGGCGGGATTCCACCACTGTGAGACGCCACTTGTGGTTGTTTGGTGTTATCGTGCTAGCTCATCGCATCCCGTCAGTCCGTGCAGTCTGCctcatttatttccatttttcaaatggcctgccaaaatcatttttattttttaatgaatgttagTGTGGAAAGTACATACCGCATTTTCTCACATACGCTCCAAAAATGATGGCTGAatcgaggatacggcttatatgcgcacaaatcaGTGCTTAAAGAACTCGCAGCGAATGGCTTTCCATGCTACATAGCTTTAGCATAGCCCTCTTTAACTAAAAGGTTGCTAATCACCTCTTTGAAGTCCCTAAATTAGCATTTTAGCATCAGGAAGAAAACTGGATTATAGCTTGAAAAATATTTGCTGTTAATAAGGAATTATGATATTACGATGGCGCTTTCATCCATTTTGGCTTCCCGCTTCCACGTCATTCCCCCGTTGTGGTTTTTTTCCGCTCCCGCTGATTTCCTCTGACTTGTTTTGCAACAGGACGCCGTCGAGCAGCCTCTGTCGGCCGGCGTCGGCGGCGAGAACGGCCTTCTGGCGCCGCCGCACGGCGCCTACGGCGAGCGGGCCCGCGCCATGTCGGCGTCGGGCAAGTCGTGCTCGGCCCGCGATCAGCTGGCCCTGACGTTGGGGGCGCTGACGTCGGACGCGGCGGCGGTGCGCAGCAGCCGCGACTCGCTGCACTGCTCCAGCGGCTACAGCACGCAGACCACCACGCCGTCCTGCTCCGAGGACACCATCCACACGCACGGTCAGGACCGACAcgccgactttttttttttcttcgtgaTCGACCGATGCCGATTGTTAGCCAAGCGATATTTGGAGCCGCTATttatttgcagaaaaaaaagaaaaaaaaaacgtaagcaCTCACCttcattaaagcaaaaaaaatgtgtgtattgaTATATAGATACACTAAAGAAATTAGCTACTCTACCCCTCTATttatcaaaatataaatatttatggttCTTACCACTTttgttattgaattgaatgcttttattgtcattatacaagtatgacaTTTAAGGCTTTCAACAAAAATTGGACAAATAGTGACAACAAATGAACTGACaaataataagtaataaatcgataatcaataaataagtagggaagtgcacaaataacaacaaaccgaaaaaataatcaataactaataacaataaataatcaataaaaaacttaaaaggtaatacataatcaataaataataaccagaaatgatcaataaataataacaataaataataaccagaaatgatcaataaataataacaataaataataaccagaaatgatcaataaataataacaataaataataacaacaataaataataccaataaataatgacaataaataatgacaataaataataacaataaataataacaatacacaataacaacaaataataacaataaataataacaataaataacaacaataaataataacaataaataataacaataaataataacaataaataatgacaatacataatgacaatacataatgacaataaataatgacaataaataatgacaataaatgatcaataaataataacaataaataagtagtcatcctaataagtagtcaacataattagtagtcaacatagataagtcaaATAGTCAGTACAATTCAACTTTGTTTGTATAGCGAAAGGGCAACAGAGGGTTAAATTTGCATTAATGctactgtgtgtgttttttgtgtgtgtgcatctgagcacaaatattttcatttacttTTAATTTCTTCATATTAAAAAGGGCCAACGCACatctaaaatgtccaaataccGACAATCGGTCCGTTGCTCGCCGGCGGTCGGTCTGGAGCGTTTGTCTGTCCGGTCTTGTGTTGGTCCtccattttgtttctttgcttAAACTCCGCCTTCCTTCTTTTCCAGCTCTAAGAAGAGAGCCTCCCCTCTATGGtaggtctctctctctctcactatcGTCCTTCTTTTCCCACTTGCTTGTCT contains the following coding sequences:
- the mtss1 gene encoding protein MTSS 1 isoform X3, encoding MDAGIEKECSALGGLFQLIMNDMKASYPTWEDFVTKGVKLQSQLRTTILVTGAFLDAFQKVADMAMGSRGATKEIGSALTRMCMRHRSIESKLKLFTTAISESLITPLEVKMEEWRKVANQLDKDHAKEYKKARADIKKKSSDTVKLQKKVKKGKDQARGQLDSALQDVNVRYAVLEETEKRAVCRALVEERARYCTFVTMLKPVLDHEINMLGEVTHLQTILEDLTTLTAEPNKLPPASEQVILDLKGSDFSYTYQTPPASPSNTLSRKSSISSYQSGSVRHVPSLDSISCAVDGVHLQDAVEQPLSAGVGGENGLLAPPHGAYGERARAMSASGKSCSARDQLALTLGALTSDAAAVRSSRDSLHCSSGYSTQTTTPSCSEDTIHTHALRREPPLYVDYESISLHGESDSVSLHHLSRGVGVAGPSDFDKSSTMPRNSDLAYQYRKFAQSKRPASAVSLLADSDPAGASSHTATIRRKPSTKPAYRRGTVSGGVPIPISTPQVPAAPGGDEKAWGAPPLAYNKHYSSTRSLGALPSPLSSHSPYYQLIPGQMPVPVAVPTVPPDYAQRWPDRPGSGSHPNHEPALPKQNRFYEAPQNQMKAEQNRTPPPAQMIRADFQKQAFQVHPAHQQRAPAARQENSVAFDLPSPPSERELGTRARGEKDMVNLIRGVKLRRTLTNDRSAPLLPPPANHN
- the mtss1 gene encoding protein MTSS 1 isoform X2; translated protein: MDAGIEKECSALGGLFQLIMNDMKASYPTWEDFVTKGVKLQSQLRTTILVTGAFLDAFQKVADMAMGSRGATKEIGSALTRMCMRHRSIESKLKLFTTAISESLITPLEVKMEEWRKVANQLDKDHAKEYKKARADIKKKSSDTVKLQKKVKKGKDQARGQLDSALQDVNVRYAVLEETEKRAVCRALVEERARYCTFVTMLKPVLDHEINMLGEVTHLQTILEDLTTLTAEPNKLPPASEQVILDLKGSDFSYTYQTPPASPSNTLSRKSSISSYQSGSVRHVPSLDSISCAVDGVHLQPRPSRYLLGGDESGRSLSEGSSPRLAVGYRGHVAGRVRRPALARRVSRRDSTTDAVEQPLSAGVGGENGLLAPPHGAYGERARAMSASGKSCSARDQLALTLGALTSDAAAVRSSRDSLHCSSGYSTQTTTPSCSEDTIHTHVDYESISLHGESDSVSLHHLSRGVGVAGPSDFDKSSTMPRNSDLAYQYRKFAQSKRPASAVSLLADSDPAGASSHTATIRRKPSTKPAYRRGTVSGGVPIPISTPQVPAAPGGDEKAWGAPPLAYNKHYSSTRSLGALPSPLSSHSPYYQLIPGQMPVPVAVPTVPPDYAQRWPDRPGSGSHPNHEPALPKQNRFYEAPQNQMKAEQNRTPPPAQMIRADFQKQAFQVHPAHQQRAPAARQENSVAFDLPSPPSERELGTRARGEKDMVNLIRGVKLRRTLTNDRSAPLLPPPANHN
- the mtss1 gene encoding protein MTSS 1 isoform X1 — encoded protein: MDAGIEKECSALGGLFQLIMNDMKASYPTWEDFVTKGVKLQSQLRTTILVTGAFLDAFQKVADMAMGSRGATKEIGSALTRMCMRHRSIESKLKLFTTAISESLITPLEVKMEEWRKVANQLDKDHAKEYKKARADIKKKSSDTVKLQKKVKKGKDQARGQLDSALQDVNVRYAVLEETEKRAVCRALVEERARYCTFVTMLKPVLDHEINMLGEVTHLQTILEDLTTLTAEPNKLPPASEQVILDLKGSDFSYTYQTPPASPSNTLSRKSSISSYQSGSVRHVPSLDSISCAVDGVHLQPRPSRYLLGGDESGRSLSEGSSPRLAVGYRGHVAGRVRRPALARRVSRRDSTTDAVEQPLSAGVGGENGLLAPPHGAYGERARAMSASGKSCSARDQLALTLGALTSDAAAVRSSRDSLHCSSGYSTQTTTPSCSEDTIHTHALRREPPLYVDYESISLHGESDSVSLHHLSRGVGVAGPSDFDKSSTMPRNSDLAYQYRKFAQSKRPASAVSLLADSDPAGASSHTATIRRKPSTKPAYRRGTVSGGVPIPISTPQVPAAPGGDEKAWGAPPLAYNKHYSSTRSLGALPSPLSSHSPYYQLIPGQMPVPVAVPTVPPDYAQRWPDRPGSGSHPNHEPALPKQNRFYEAPQNQMKAEQNRTPPPAQMIRADFQKQAFQVHPAHQQRAPAARQENSVAFDLPSPPSERELGTRARGEKDMVNLIRGVKLRRTLTNDRSAPLLPPPANHN